Proteins found in one Geomonas subterranea genomic segment:
- a CDS encoding YybH family protein: MLRLEQTAVTGREDKQGLPPHLAALSTFYAALNGRNLELMASNWLQSNEAAMDNPLGGIKRGWEEIKSVYQRLFASPSEYWFEFYDFTLHLDGNVFYVVGRERGEFKTVGTVLSMAIRTTRIFTHRDGRWQQVHHHGSIDDPDLLARYQAAVRPGIDK, from the coding sequence ATGCTGAGACTGGAGCAGACAGCGGTGACGGGGCGGGAGGATAAACAGGGGTTGCCACCCCATTTAGCTGCCTTGTCAACGTTTTACGCGGCACTCAACGGGCGCAACCTTGAGTTGATGGCCTCCAACTGGCTGCAGAGCAATGAGGCGGCGATGGATAACCCACTCGGGGGTATAAAGCGGGGATGGGAGGAAATCAAGTCCGTCTACCAACGGCTTTTCGCTAGCCCGTCAGAGTACTGGTTCGAATTCTATGATTTCACCCTGCACCTGGACGGTAATGTTTTCTACGTGGTGGGGCGGGAGCGGGGAGAGTTCAAGACCGTCGGCACCGTCCTCTCCATGGCGATCCGGACCACCAGGATCTTCACTCACCGCGATGGCCGATGGCAGCAGGTTCACCACCACGGATCGATTGATGACCCGGATCTGCTGGCACGGTACCAGGCGGCAGTGAGACCGGGTATTGATAAATGA
- a CDS encoding sigma-54-dependent transcriptional regulator, giving the protein MNTTLYPSFGILLVDDEPDWLYSMSITLERAGLTNILTCADSREALKMMAEQTVGVVLLDLTMPHLSGEELLERIAEEHPEVTVIIVSGLNQLETAVNCMRSGAFDYYVKTSEEGRIVKGVKRAVREKELQLENRELRNRFLYDRLEHPEAFGDIVTGDKGMRSIFQYVEAVALSSQPILVTGESGVGKELIVAALHRLSGRKGELVAVNVAGLDDAMVSDTLFGHVKGAYTGAAEARKGMIEQAADGTLFLDEIGDLSLSSQVKLLRLLQEGEYYPIGSDRPRRIRARVVVATHQDLAARQAAGEFRKDLYYRLRAHHLHIPPLRKRKEDLPLLLDHFLELAAREFGKKKPTLPKELTVLLSTYDFPGNVRELKAMVYDAVSLHQGGVLSMEAFVRAIGERPVQSAAEQPSEPSENPFFGVERLPGFTEAIDLLVAEAVRRAEGNQSIAARLLGVSQPTLSKRLKQQRG; this is encoded by the coding sequence ATGAACACGACCCTCTACCCATCCTTTGGCATCCTGCTGGTGGACGACGAACCGGACTGGCTCTACTCCATGAGCATCACCCTGGAGCGCGCCGGGCTCACCAACATCCTCACCTGCGCGGACAGCCGCGAGGCCCTGAAGATGATGGCGGAGCAGACGGTGGGCGTGGTGCTGCTCGACCTCACCATGCCGCATCTCTCCGGCGAAGAGCTCCTGGAGCGGATCGCCGAGGAGCACCCCGAGGTGACGGTGATCATCGTGAGCGGGCTGAACCAGCTGGAGACCGCGGTGAACTGCATGAGAAGCGGCGCCTTCGACTACTACGTGAAGACCTCGGAGGAGGGGCGCATCGTCAAGGGGGTGAAGCGGGCGGTCCGGGAGAAGGAACTGCAGCTTGAGAACCGGGAGCTGAGAAACCGGTTCCTCTACGACCGGCTCGAGCACCCGGAGGCGTTTGGCGACATCGTCACCGGCGACAAGGGGATGCGATCCATCTTCCAGTACGTCGAGGCGGTTGCCCTCTCCTCGCAACCGATCCTCGTGACGGGAGAAAGCGGCGTGGGTAAGGAGCTCATCGTGGCGGCGCTGCACCGGCTGTCGGGGCGCAAGGGGGAGCTGGTGGCGGTGAACGTGGCGGGGCTCGACGATGCCATGGTTTCGGACACCCTGTTCGGGCACGTCAAGGGCGCCTATACCGGCGCGGCCGAGGCGCGAAAGGGGATGATCGAGCAGGCAGCCGACGGGACCCTCTTCCTGGACGAGATCGGGGACCTGAGCCTGAGCTCCCAGGTGAAGCTCCTGCGGCTGTTACAGGAGGGGGAATACTACCCGATCGGCAGCGACCGCCCGCGCCGCATCCGGGCGCGCGTGGTGGTGGCGACGCACCAGGACCTGGCGGCGCGGCAGGCGGCGGGGGAGTTCAGAAAGGATCTCTACTACCGGCTGCGGGCGCATCACCTGCACATCCCCCCCTTGAGGAAGAGGAAGGAGGACCTGCCGCTGCTATTGGATCACTTCCTGGAGCTGGCCGCCAGGGAGTTCGGCAAGAAGAAGCCGACCCTCCCGAAAGAGCTCACCGTGCTCCTTTCCACCTACGATTTCCCCGGCAACGTGCGCGAGTTGAAGGCGATGGTCTACGACGCGGTGAGCCTGCACCAGGGGGGGGTCCTTTCCATGGAGGCGTTCGTGCGCGCCATCGGCGAGCGCCCGGTGCAGTCGGCCGCGGAGCAGCCGTCGGAGCCTTCGGAGAACCCTTTCTTCGGCGTGGAGCGGCTCCCCGGGTTCACGGAGGCGATCGATCTCCTGGTGGCCGAGGCGGTACGGCGTGCGGAGGGGAACCAGTCCATCGCGGCCAGGCTTTTGGGGGTGTCGCAGCCCACGCTGAGCAAGAGGTTGAAGCAGCAGCGGGGTTAG
- a CDS encoding transporter substrate-binding domain-containing protein has product MPPTSTPQRQNRRNRQLHLLLLAAALSLCTVICAQAARAADPAPSLVIVGGDRSYPPYEFLDKDDRPSGYNVELTRAVARVMGLKVDIRLGAWSQRRQDLVRGDVDLLEGMSYSDERAKSVDFSPPHTIVHHSIFARKGGNRHPTLADLRGKEVLVLNDGIMQEFLAANRVGAKVVPVPTHADVLRSLASGKHDYAVMAKLPGLYLIRELGLSNLEAVGDPVSAQQYCFAVKKGNAALLARFNEGLAILKNTGEYQRIYNRWLGVLEPPGLSWSEVFRYGAIVVLPLILLAGGSVLWSRALRREVAARTAELTREVEERRHAEEELRNRQQQLVQADKMAALGILVSGVAHEINNPNGLILLNLPVVMEAFRDAEPILEEYYEKNGDFEFGGLSYRRMREALPKLMQQMQEGSRRVKLIVEDLKDFARQQEPGQTAELDLNETVQAALRLLANLIEKSTEHFIVSLGDGIPKLNGSAQRIEQVVVNLLVNACQALPSPDRGIELATWFDQEHRQVVLEVRDQGTGIAPEHLAHLTDPFFTTKRESGGTGLGLSVSSGIVKEHGGELSFSSVPGAGTTARLTFTVADKESAP; this is encoded by the coding sequence ATGCCACCAACAAGCACTCCCCAGCGCCAAAACCGCCGCAACCGGCAGCTGCACCTTCTCCTCCTCGCCGCCGCGCTCTCCCTCTGCACCGTCATCTGCGCCCAGGCGGCCCGGGCCGCCGATCCCGCCCCGTCGCTGGTCATCGTCGGCGGCGACCGGAGCTACCCTCCCTACGAATTCCTGGACAAGGACGACAGGCCCAGCGGCTACAACGTGGAACTCACCCGCGCCGTGGCCCGCGTGATGGGGCTCAAGGTGGACATCCGCCTGGGGGCATGGTCGCAACGGCGCCAGGACCTGGTCAGGGGCGACGTCGACCTCCTGGAGGGGATGTCGTACTCGGATGAGCGCGCCAAAAGCGTCGACTTCTCGCCGCCGCACACCATCGTGCACCACTCCATCTTCGCCCGCAAAGGGGGGAACAGGCATCCGACCCTGGCGGACCTGCGCGGCAAGGAGGTCCTGGTGCTGAACGACGGCATCATGCAGGAGTTCCTGGCGGCGAATCGCGTCGGCGCCAAGGTGGTGCCGGTTCCGACCCACGCCGACGTGCTCCGCTCGCTGGCCTCCGGCAAGCACGATTACGCGGTCATGGCAAAGCTCCCCGGCCTCTACCTGATCAGGGAGCTGGGGCTTTCCAACCTGGAGGCGGTGGGTGACCCGGTCTCCGCCCAGCAGTACTGCTTCGCGGTGAAAAAGGGGAATGCGGCGCTTCTGGCCCGCTTCAACGAGGGACTCGCCATCCTGAAGAACACCGGGGAGTACCAGAGGATCTACAACAGGTGGCTTGGCGTGCTGGAACCGCCGGGGCTTTCCTGGAGCGAGGTGTTCAGGTATGGCGCGATCGTGGTGTTGCCGCTCATCCTCCTGGCGGGAGGCTCGGTGCTCTGGTCGCGCGCCCTGCGCCGCGAAGTGGCCGCCCGCACCGCGGAGCTGACCCGCGAGGTGGAGGAGCGCCGCCATGCCGAGGAGGAGCTGAGAAACCGGCAACAGCAGCTGGTCCAGGCCGACAAGATGGCGGCGCTGGGGATCCTGGTCTCCGGGGTGGCGCACGAAATCAACAACCCCAACGGCCTGATCCTGTTGAACCTGCCGGTGGTGATGGAGGCCTTCCGGGACGCGGAGCCGATCCTGGAGGAGTACTACGAGAAAAACGGCGATTTCGAGTTCGGGGGGCTCTCCTATCGCCGGATGCGCGAGGCGCTCCCCAAGCTGATGCAGCAGATGCAGGAGGGGTCGCGGCGGGTGAAGCTGATCGTCGAGGACCTCAAGGATTTCGCACGCCAGCAGGAACCGGGGCAGACGGCGGAGCTCGACCTGAACGAGACGGTGCAGGCGGCGCTGCGCCTTCTGGCCAACCTGATCGAAAAGAGCACCGAGCATTTCATAGTGAGCCTAGGGGACGGTATCCCGAAACTAAACGGCAGCGCCCAGCGTATCGAGCAGGTGGTGGTGAACCTCCTGGTGAACGCCTGCCAGGCGCTCCCCTCCCCCGACCGGGGTATCGAGCTGGCCACCTGGTTTGACCAGGAGCACAGGCAGGTGGTCCTGGAGGTGCGTGACCAGGGGACCGGAATCGCGCCGGAGCACCTGGCGCACCTCACCGATCCCTTTTTCACCACGAAACGGGAGAGCGGCGGCACGGGGCTCGGGCTGTCCGTGTCGAGCGGCATCGTCAAGGAGCACGGCGGCGAACTTTCCTTCAGCTCCGTTCCCGGCGCGGGCACCACGGCCCGCCTCACCTTCACCGTGGCCGACAAGGAGTCCGCACCATGA
- a CDS encoding ABC transporter substrate-binding protein — protein MTRISLQRWLYLYALVCACLLASGGGAAWAVPLHHNKVLILNSYHSGYEGSDDAVQGIKETLLKALPETDIQVEYLDSKNYSGKEFDARVVDLLRFKYQQRHFDLILSTDDYAFNIIEAHRGELFGATPLVFCGTNSFDRSRLSGKHGIIGIDERPSFKDTLDLIFTLHPGTGNVVVIRDDSVTGQLNNREFRQAAAQFQGKALFPDWAGLRLEELTSRVKQLKKGSVIVYFASFVQDGSGERFSSNEALRRISDVSPVPVYGGWEFNLGKGIVGGRLLNLREHGAAAAALAVRVLRGEPTDTLPLVSPSPNKDKFDYNELRRFGITKGKLPADSIVINEPPGYLWSHRLEILSAISVLLLLALATSFIKLINSRKNLKIHRDAADAAQP, from the coding sequence ATGACCAGGATTTCATTGCAACGCTGGCTGTACCTTTACGCGCTGGTATGCGCCTGCCTCTTGGCTTCAGGCGGTGGCGCCGCCTGGGCCGTCCCCTTACACCACAACAAGGTCCTGATCCTCAACTCCTACCACTCCGGCTACGAGGGGTCCGATGACGCCGTCCAAGGCATCAAAGAGACACTGCTCAAGGCGCTGCCGGAAACCGACATACAGGTCGAGTATCTCGATTCCAAGAACTACAGCGGCAAGGAATTCGACGCGAGGGTCGTAGATCTGCTCAGGTTCAAGTACCAGCAACGCCACTTCGACCTGATCCTCTCCACCGACGATTATGCCTTCAACATCATCGAGGCCCACAGGGGCGAACTTTTCGGCGCCACCCCGCTGGTCTTTTGCGGCACCAACTCGTTTGACCGCTCCAGGCTCTCCGGCAAGCACGGCATCATCGGCATCGACGAGCGTCCCAGCTTCAAGGACACTCTCGACCTCATCTTCACCCTCCATCCCGGTACCGGCAATGTCGTGGTCATCCGGGATGATTCCGTTACCGGTCAGCTCAACAACCGGGAGTTCCGGCAGGCAGCGGCGCAGTTTCAGGGGAAAGCCCTCTTCCCCGACTGGGCGGGGCTGCGCCTTGAGGAGCTGACCAGCCGGGTAAAGCAGCTGAAAAAGGGAAGCGTCATCGTCTATTTCGCTTCCTTCGTGCAGGACGGAAGCGGCGAACGGTTCAGCAGCAACGAGGCACTGCGCAGGATTTCCGACGTGAGCCCCGTCCCCGTGTACGGCGGCTGGGAATTCAACCTGGGCAAAGGCATCGTGGGGGGGCGGCTACTGAACCTTCGCGAGCACGGTGCCGCGGCCGCGGCGCTGGCCGTGCGGGTGCTCAGGGGGGAGCCCACGGACACCCTTCCCCTGGTCAGCCCGAGCCCGAACAAGGACAAGTTCGATTACAACGAGTTGAGACGCTTCGGCATCACGAAGGGGAAGCTTCCGGCGGACAGCATCGTGATCAACGAGCCGCCGGGTTACCTCTGGAGCCACCGGCTGGAGATACTGTCGGCCATATCCGTGCTGCTTTTGCTGGCCCTTGCCACGAGTTTCATCAAGCTGATCAACAGCCGCAAGAACCTGAAGATCCACAGGGACGCCGCAGATGCAGCGCAACCATGA
- a CDS encoding anaerobic C4-dicarboxylate transporter — protein MFWLEFVVVLAAIFVGARLGGIGLGVMGGLGLAVLTFLFHLQPTAPPIDVMLMIAAVVTAAGVLQAAGGLDYLVSLAERILRNNPDRITFLGPMVTYFFTLFAGTGHVAYSVLPVIAEVARETGVRPERPMSISVIASQQAITASPIAAATVALLGLLGGSAAKFGFNVELIDILKVCIPSTLIGVIIAAFVSNKLGKDLDKDPEYQKRLQEGVVPPPRNAGADSAKVNEAIKNTPASAKVAVALFLVGTILVVLFGSFPQLRPEWSVGSDTRISHIVVKSETEAKQVLAQLKSGGNFSDVAKQCSIDATATAGGDLGWQAKGKMIPEFEKACAKLKKPGDLTEVIKTPFGYHVVKFDDKRPAQNKEKMGMPHVIEIVMLTIAALMLLLCKVKVSRVVEGSVFIAGIQAVIAIFGIAWMGDTFFQGNMEFLSGSIKGMVTTAPWLFAFALFVLSILLYSQAATVRALMPLGISLGIPAPFLIAMFPAVNGYFFIPNYPTVVAAINFDRTGTTGIGRYVLNHSFMIPGLVATFSSIGIGFLLVKLMF, from the coding sequence ATGTTCTGGCTAGAATTCGTAGTGGTATTGGCAGCTATCTTCGTCGGAGCCCGGCTGGGCGGCATCGGCCTGGGCGTCATGGGAGGGCTCGGCCTCGCCGTCCTCACCTTCCTCTTCCACCTGCAGCCGACCGCGCCCCCCATCGACGTGATGCTGATGATCGCCGCGGTGGTCACGGCCGCTGGCGTTCTGCAGGCGGCAGGGGGGCTCGACTACCTGGTCTCCCTCGCGGAAAGAATTCTCAGGAACAACCCGGACCGCATCACCTTCCTGGGCCCGATGGTCACCTACTTCTTCACCCTGTTCGCGGGCACGGGGCACGTGGCCTACTCGGTGCTCCCGGTCATCGCCGAGGTGGCGCGCGAGACCGGCGTCCGCCCGGAACGCCCCATGTCGATCTCGGTGATCGCGTCCCAACAGGCCATCACGGCTAGCCCCATCGCGGCCGCGACCGTGGCTCTGCTGGGACTGCTCGGCGGCTCGGCCGCCAAGTTCGGCTTCAACGTGGAACTAATCGACATCCTGAAGGTCTGTATCCCCTCCACCCTGATCGGCGTCATCATCGCCGCCTTCGTCTCCAACAAGCTCGGCAAGGACCTCGACAAGGATCCGGAATACCAAAAGCGCCTGCAGGAAGGGGTGGTTCCTCCTCCGCGTAACGCGGGCGCGGACAGCGCCAAGGTGAACGAGGCGATCAAAAACACGCCGGCGAGCGCCAAGGTTGCGGTGGCCCTGTTCCTGGTGGGAACCATCCTCGTGGTGCTCTTCGGCTCCTTCCCGCAACTGCGCCCGGAGTGGAGCGTGGGAAGCGACACCAGGATCAGCCATATCGTGGTGAAAAGCGAGACCGAGGCGAAGCAGGTGCTCGCCCAGTTGAAATCGGGCGGCAACTTCTCCGACGTCGCCAAACAGTGCTCCATCGACGCCACCGCGACGGCCGGCGGCGACCTCGGCTGGCAGGCAAAGGGTAAGATGATCCCCGAGTTCGAGAAGGCCTGCGCCAAGCTGAAAAAGCCGGGCGACCTCACCGAGGTCATCAAGACTCCGTTTGGCTACCACGTCGTGAAGTTCGACGACAAGCGCCCCGCCCAGAACAAGGAGAAGATGGGGATGCCGCATGTGATCGAGATCGTCATGCTGACCATCGCGGCGCTCATGCTCCTTTTGTGCAAGGTGAAGGTCTCCCGCGTGGTCGAGGGGAGCGTGTTCATCGCCGGCATCCAGGCGGTCATCGCCATCTTCGGCATCGCCTGGATGGGTGACACCTTCTTCCAGGGGAACATGGAGTTTCTGAGCGGCTCCATCAAGGGGATGGTCACCACCGCCCCCTGGCTCTTCGCCTTCGCGCTCTTCGTCCTCTCCATCCTGCTCTACAGCCAGGCCGCGACGGTCCGGGCGCTCATGCCGCTGGGGATAAGCCTCGGCATCCCGGCGCCGTTTCTGATCGCCATGTTCCCGGCGGTTAACGGCTACTTCTTCATCCCCAACTACCCGACCGTGGTCGCCGCCATCAACTTCGACCGTACCGGCACCACCGGTATCGGGCGCTACGTGTTGAACCACAGCTTCATGATCCCGGGGCTGGTCGCCACCTTCTCGTCCATCGGCATCGGGTTCCTGCTGGTGAAGCTGATGTTCTAG
- a CDS encoding SAM-dependent methyltransferase: protein MDIPRIFNITESAHRIHNPITPEKLATLGAALRLEAGARVLDLGSGSGEMLCTWARDHGVTGTGIDMSQLFTEHAKLRAVELGVAGQVTFIHGDAAGYVSDEKVSVAACVGATWIAGGVAGTIELLARSLRTGGIILIGEPYWRQLPPTEDVARGCLAHSISDFLLLPELLASFGNLGYDVVEMVLADQDGWDRYEAAKWLTMRRWLEANPDDELVKEVRAQLTSEPERYAAYTREYLGWGVFALMPR from the coding sequence ATGGACATCCCACGGATATTCAACATCACTGAGAGTGCCCACCGCATCCACAACCCGATCACACCCGAAAAGCTCGCCACTCTCGGTGCAGCACTACGTCTGGAAGCGGGGGCTCGAGTGCTCGACCTCGGCAGCGGTTCGGGGGAGATGCTGTGCACCTGGGCACGCGATCACGGCGTCACCGGCACCGGCATCGACATGAGCCAGTTGTTCACCGAGCACGCGAAACTTCGTGCCGTGGAACTCGGCGTTGCCGGTCAAGTCACGTTCATCCATGGCGATGCTGCCGGATATGTCTCTGACGAGAAGGTCAGTGTGGCAGCCTGTGTCGGTGCCACCTGGATCGCGGGTGGTGTCGCCGGCACCATCGAGCTTCTGGCCCGGAGCCTGCGCACGGGAGGGATCATCCTCATCGGTGAGCCCTACTGGCGGCAGTTACCGCCAACGGAAGATGTTGCCAGGGGGTGCCTTGCCCACTCAATCTCCGACTTCCTCTTGCTTCCAGAACTTCTTGCGTCTTTCGGCAACCTTGGCTACGACGTCGTTGAAATGGTTCTGGCTGACCAGGACGGCTGGGACAGGTACGAGGCGGCCAAGTGGCTCACCATGCGCCGATGGCTTGAAGCCAATCCCGACGACGAGTTAGTGAAAGAGGTGCGAGCCCAACTGACCTCGGAGCCCGAGCGCTACGCCGCTTACACGCGTGAATACCTGGGCTGGGGTGTGTTTGCGCTGATGCCGCGGTGA
- a CDS encoding phage integrase N-terminal SAM-like domain-containing protein, which produces MNGIPEPVVSAFLHLLTQSRVPPALHAEYLQWLRYYLDFCERYSPPESKSDRVRLFCEKLKERNRTANQRQRAAHAVSIYFTLLKKKERLAPGPPDAIPTPQPAETFPESSPQAAVIAPAHSLPATRSLLRTSNYVEAGYQVKSDSPEWDDVLAVRGHASLKTTMIYTHCVPVLTLQAPKSPLDF; this is translated from the coding sequence ATGAATGGTATTCCTGAACCGGTGGTGTCGGCATTCTTGCATCTTCTGACGCAGTCGCGGGTCCCACCTGCGCTGCATGCGGAGTACCTGCAGTGGCTAAGATATTATCTTGATTTTTGCGAGAGGTATTCTCCACCTGAGTCCAAATCAGACCGGGTGCGGCTGTTTTGTGAGAAATTGAAGGAGAGAAACCGGACAGCGAATCAGCGACAACGTGCGGCCCATGCTGTTTCTATATACTTTACCCTCTTAAAGAAAAAGGAGCGCCTCGCCCCCGGGCCTCCTGACGCTATCCCCACCCCCCAACCTGCCGAAACCTTTCCAGAGTCCTCCCCTCAGGCCGCTGTCATCGCGCCGGCCCATAGCCTGCCAGCAACGCGATCACTGCTTCGCACCTCAAACTACGTTGAGGCGGGATACCAGGTTAAATCAGATTCACCAGAGTGGGACGATGTACTGGCGGTACGCGGTCACGCAAGCCTGAAGACGACCATGATCTACACCCACTGCGTCCCCGTGCTTACGCTGCAGGCACCGAAAAGCCCTTTGGACTTTTAA
- a CDS encoding fibronectin type III domain-containing protein, which produces MGKNRDGGGKDDEIIRASDDLLTSLSKDPSIMQSIYALLPNQEKLQGARDRHRSLFHQVVDGAHDKEAELEAARNDLIAQMSLVNGMANLTGKHDPTIPQKLGLVHQTAGKRPSAAGLSVPENFRMAYDGRSIIVRGSAVKGARSYEIWVCESDPLTEASWRHHATSGKINRIEITGLTPGRLYYFRIRAVGASDTGPWSNFISMMAI; this is translated from the coding sequence ATGGGTAAAAATCGTGACGGCGGGGGGAAGGATGACGAAATCATCCGCGCATCCGACGACCTCCTCACCAGCTTGAGCAAGGATCCCTCCATCATGCAAAGCATCTATGCGCTCTTGCCGAATCAGGAGAAGTTACAAGGGGCCCGTGACCGGCACCGCAGTCTCTTCCACCAGGTTGTGGACGGCGCCCATGACAAGGAGGCGGAACTGGAGGCGGCCCGTAACGACCTCATCGCACAGATGAGCCTGGTCAACGGCATGGCGAATCTCACCGGCAAGCACGACCCGACGATCCCGCAAAAACTGGGACTGGTGCATCAGACTGCCGGTAAGCGCCCTTCGGCCGCGGGTCTCTCGGTGCCGGAGAACTTCAGGATGGCATACGACGGGCGCAGCATCATTGTCCGCGGATCCGCTGTGAAGGGTGCCAGGAGTTACGAGATATGGGTTTGTGAAAGCGACCCCCTCACGGAGGCCAGCTGGAGACACCACGCGACCTCAGGTAAGATCAACCGGATCGAAATAACCGGTCTCACGCCCGGCAGACTCTACTACTTCAGGATCAGGGCTGTGGGTGCCAGTGACACAGGGCCCTGGTCCAACTTCATCAGCATGATGGCGATCTAA
- a CDS encoding methyl-accepting chemotaxis protein produces MNLRNKVNVTVVIAFAIAIVALIVTAATSSRKIMGSMVSASQQTIAGDNAASVNSWLLGKQAIISAGAKELSRESGQSREYLTGLIKLLAGAGGFSTVYPGYENGLFVSSDGWVPDASWDHRKRPWYEKAKSEMKVSQTEPYVDAQTGKTIISFIAPITSGGSFTGVLSSDIMLDEVIKQVLNVKVGSTGYAFIMDKTGKILVHPKKELVLKKKFQEVTSGLDDLSARLSAQPTGSFEYRMGDVAKTASYARIPAADWYLCVTADKADVFAPVNRQVEALMAIGAIFLAAGIAVIFFIVRSLLSPLGVLCHRVADLAEGEGDLTKRVDVGHRRDEIGLLAEKLNTFVENMGSIISQIASASRSLASESNALTSTSMSISVGAESVAGQTATVATASEEMAATAADIASNCHRAADSAQHAADTTQEGFKVVSSTVEGIRHRGRMTRQNADRISSLGERSEQIGAIVATIEDIADQTNLLALNAAIEAARAGEQGRGFAVVADEVRALAERTTRATKEIGDMIKAIQLETRDAITSMEEGVRGTEQGAVEAEQLEGALKKILEQVNDVTTQVSQIATAAEEQGATTGEITNNIQQVTAVVQETASGAQDSAQSASRLSELSGELQRIVGKFKL; encoded by the coding sequence ATGAACCTGAGAAACAAAGTCAACGTGACGGTAGTTATTGCTTTCGCCATAGCGATCGTCGCCCTGATCGTCACCGCCGCCACCAGTTCGCGCAAGATCATGGGAAGCATGGTCAGCGCCTCCCAGCAGACTATTGCCGGCGACAACGCTGCCAGCGTCAACTCGTGGCTGCTGGGCAAGCAGGCCATCATCTCCGCGGGCGCCAAGGAGCTCTCCAGGGAGTCCGGCCAGTCCAGGGAGTACCTCACGGGCCTCATCAAGCTTCTGGCCGGTGCCGGCGGCTTCTCCACCGTATATCCCGGTTACGAGAACGGCCTCTTTGTCTCCTCCGACGGCTGGGTTCCCGACGCCAGCTGGGACCATCGCAAGAGGCCCTGGTACGAGAAGGCAAAGTCTGAGATGAAGGTGTCGCAGACCGAGCCGTACGTGGACGCCCAGACCGGCAAAACCATCATTTCCTTCATCGCGCCGATCACTTCCGGGGGGAGCTTCACCGGCGTGCTCAGCTCCGACATCATGCTCGACGAGGTCATCAAGCAGGTTCTCAACGTGAAGGTCGGCAGCACCGGCTACGCCTTCATCATGGACAAGACCGGAAAGATCCTGGTGCACCCGAAGAAGGAACTGGTGCTCAAGAAGAAGTTCCAGGAAGTCACCAGCGGGCTCGACGACCTGAGCGCCAGGCTCTCGGCCCAGCCCACGGGGAGTTTCGAGTACCGGATGGGGGATGTCGCCAAGACAGCCTCCTACGCGCGCATACCCGCCGCGGACTGGTACCTTTGCGTCACCGCGGACAAGGCCGACGTCTTCGCGCCGGTCAACCGCCAGGTGGAGGCGCTCATGGCCATCGGCGCCATCTTCCTCGCCGCGGGAATCGCAGTGATCTTCTTCATCGTCAGGAGTCTTTTGAGCCCGCTGGGTGTCCTCTGTCACCGCGTGGCGGACCTTGCGGAAGGGGAGGGGGACCTGACCAAGCGGGTCGACGTCGGTCACCGCCGCGACGAGATCGGGCTCTTGGCCGAGAAGCTGAACACCTTCGTCGAGAACATGGGGAGCATCATTTCGCAGATCGCCTCCGCCTCCAGGTCACTCGCCTCCGAGTCCAACGCGCTCACTTCCACCTCCATGTCCATCTCGGTCGGCGCCGAATCCGTGGCCGGGCAGACCGCCACCGTGGCCACCGCCAGCGAGGAGATGGCCGCCACCGCCGCCGACATCGCCAGCAACTGTCACCGTGCCGCCGACAGCGCGCAGCACGCCGCCGATACCACCCAGGAAGGGTTCAAGGTGGTCTCCAGCACGGTGGAGGGTATCCGTCACCGTGGCCGGATGACCAGGCAGAACGCCGACCGGATTTCCTCGCTGGGCGAGCGCTCCGAACAGATCGGTGCCATCGTGGCGACCATCGAGGACATCGCCGACCAGACCAACCTCCTTGCGCTCAATGCCGCCATCGAGGCAGCGCGGGCCGGGGAGCAGGGGCGCGGGTTCGCGGTGGTTGCCGACGAGGTGCGTGCCCTTGCCGAGCGCACCACCCGCGCCACCAAGGAGATCGGCGACATGATCAAGGCGATCCAGCTGGAGACCAGGGACGCCATCACCTCCATGGAGGAAGGAGTGCGCGGCACCGAGCAGGGCGCCGTCGAGGCCGAGCAGTTGGAGGGGGCGTTGAAGAAGATCCTGGAGCAGGTGAACGATGTCACCACCCAGGTGAGCCAGATCGCCACCGCCGCCGAGGAGCAGGGAGCCACCACCGGCGAGATCACCAACAACATCCAGCAGGTGACCGCCGTGGTCCAGGAGACCGCCAGCGGCGCCCAGGACTCCGCCCAGTCCGCCTCCCGGCTCTCCGAGCTCTCCGGCGAGTTGCAGCGCATCGTAGGCAAGTTCAAGCTGTAA